CCTCCTCACGATTGCAGAAGAAGTCCAGCAACGAGAGCGCGACCGGCGCGTCGAATTGCTCGGCCTCACCGCCGCCTCGGGTGGCGGTACGCCAACCGCGAGCGTTCGCCTCCTCGTCGATGGCGAAGAGCGCGTCGCTTCCGGTACGGGAAGCGGCCCCGTCGACGCGGCCGTCTCGGCCGTTCGGTCGGCGCTCGGTCCGGCGGCGGACGCCCAGCTCGACAGCTACCACGTCGACGCCATCACGGGCGGCACGGACGCCGTCGTGACCGTCGAAGTCGAGATGTCCCGCGATGGCCGCCACGTCACGGTGTCCTCCAGTGAAGCGGACATCACCCGCGCGAGCGTCAACGCGATGGTCGACGCACTCGACCGACTACTCGCCACCGAATCGACGCGCGTGGTCGCCGACGACTGACCACTCGCAACACGCTTTTCGTGTGCGCCACCCGAGAAGAGCCATGGCTGAATTCTACGACGTGTTCGAAAACCGGGTGCGCTTCGCCGAGACAGACATGCAGGGCGTCGTCTTCTACGGAAACTACGTCACCTTCCAGGACGAGACGTTCAACGCCTTCCTCCGGGAGATTGACTACGGCTACGACACGTTCGCAGACAAAGGCTGGGACGTCCACGTCGTCCACGTGGATGTAGATTACCACGCCCCCGCGAAGTTCGACGACGTAGTCGTGAACGCGATGCGCGTCGCAGAACTCGGCACGAAGAGCATCACGTTCGCCTACCGCGCCCGAAAGAAGGCCGACGACACACTGTTCGCCTCGGGCCACGTCACCCACGTCGCCGTGAGCGCGCAGACGGGCGAGGCAATTGCGATTCCAGACGACTTCCGCGAGGCGCTGCTCGCGTTTCAGGAGACGCCGCCGGAGGTCCGGTAACAATCACGACCCGAAGCAATCAACTGTTCGCCCGCCTCGCCAAGGGTCGGGATGGAGTGTCTCTGAGTCATCACTCGCCCCGGTACTCTCTGCACGGATGACGACCGACTGGTCGACGTAGTACGTCACAAAAATACGGGGAGAGTCGCCGATAACAGCTCCATCTTCCGTCTCGACGGTTTCAGAATATCGATATTGAACTCGAACGAGAGCAGTCTGTTCAGGCGCGTCGTAGGTCCGTGTCTCGTCTATCCAAATCGAGACGTTGGTGAGGCGGTCCCCGTACTGGGCCAGCAACGAGTTCACTCTGTACGCTTTTTCGTATTCAGTGACGTACTCGACGATGCCACCTCCGTTTTCGATCGACTCGGGACGTGACGGGTACGCTTTCGGTTCGACCGCATTCTCAGCGCGTGGTGGATTTGGTTCTGGTCGGTAGGCTGCCCCACAATCGTAGCTGGGCGGTGTTCGTGACGGTTCGGGCGTTTCCGTGCTGGTGTTCACGTCGGAGGGGGCCGTATCGAGACACGCCGTGAGCGCACCAGACAGCCCGACTCCGGTTAGTGTGAGCAATTGGCGGCGGCGAAACCGAGGGGCAGTCATATCGAGAAAATCACACAATACCGGTAAATGTCTTCTCTACACGTTCGCCACTTGCGGTCCATCCCGTACTACCGTCAAACTCACCTTCGACAGCTGTATCAGCAACTAAGCTTGGCTCAGGCGGCCGTCTCGTCGGCTTCCATCAACCCGAACTGGTTGCCTTCAGTGTCCTCACAGTACGCGAGCCAGCCGACGCCATCGACGGCGTGTTTTTCGGTGATGACTTTCCCGCCGAAGCGTTCGACCAGGTCCACCGTCTCGTCCACCGAGTCGACGTCCACCGTACAGGCAAACCCATTAAACGGGTCGTGGCCCGTAGGTCTTGGCCCCTCTCGTTTGGTGATTGCGCCGTCAATGCCCGGTTCGTCCGCCTCGCCAGTGACGAGCAGCCAGTAGTCCATGTCGCCCCACTGCTCTGCGGTCCAGTCGAAGACGTTCTCGTAGAATTCGAGGGCGCGCTCTGGGTTCTGTGCGTGAATCTCGAAGTGAACAATGCGTCCCATCTGAATTTCCCAGATTTCGTAGGATGCCAGCAGATTAATAGATTCGCACGGAAACGGCCGCTTCTGCTTCCAGAACCCATCTAAACTAAAAACTCGTTCTGTGATATACTGTATCCCTGATACAGTTATCTCCTTTCGAGACTAACCTCAGGTGATGATTCTCGACCTCGTTACGAACCCGGACGCGTTCTTCCGGGCAGAGGCCGAGTCACCGCGGCTTTGGGGAGCCGCTGGGGTCGTTTTGCTCGCGGGGGTGGTCGGGGCGATAACGTCGTTCCTCCTGCTCTCGCGCATCCTCACCGCGCTTCCTGCCGACGTTGGCCCGGCCGTCGCACTACTGAGCTACACGTTCGGCGTCGGCGGGGCGCTTGTCACGCAGTTCGTCGTCTGGGTGCTGTTCGCCGTCGTTTTCCACGTCATCTCCATCGTCTTCGACGGTGAGGGTGACTTCAGAAAGACGCTCGCATTGACCGGGTGGGGGTTCGTCCCCGCCATCTTCGGCGGCCTGCTCGGCCTCGGCGCGATGTACCTCGCCCTGCAAGGAATTCCGTCGCCGACCACGCCCGAAGCTATCGAGCCGTTTACGCTCGCAGTCACTCGGTCGAGCGTCCTGCAAGTCGCCGGTCTCGTCGGTATCGCGTTCACCCTGTGGAGCGCGTTCCTCTGGGCGTTCGCCGTCAAATACGCCCGCCACGTCACGCTCGGCCAGGGAATACTCATCGTCGCGCTTCCGGTCGCGGTCAGCATCGCACTCACACTCGCAAGCCAACTGTTTGTTCTATGAAATCCACACTCCTCACCATTCTCGTCGTCTGCGCGTTGCTCGCACCGACGACCGCACTCGCCCAGGAAGACACCTTCATCTCGGTCACGGGCGCGACGGTCACCCCCGAGCAACCCGGCGTCGCAGACCTCGTCACCGTCACCGCGACCATCCGCAACTCAGCGGGCAGCCAACAGGCGTTCGAAGTGACCGCCGTCTCGCTCGAAGCCCGCGAGGGCTCGACCCGCTACGACCGCGTCGAAGACCTGGGGACGCTCTCACCGGGTGAGAGTCTCGCCGTGCCGCTCACCGTGACCTTCGAGGACGCGGGCGTGAAGAAACTCGAAGTCGAAGTCCGCGGCCGCTCGACCAACGGCTCTGGCGAGACGATTCGTTACCCGGTCACCATCGACGTCCGCGAATCGGTCATCGATGGGTCGGTCCCCCGCCTGCAAATCGTGACCGGGTCACCGGTGTCGAACACCGAGAGCACCTACGCCGTGCGCGTCTCGAACGGCGGCGAGGCGACGCTGCGCGACCTCGAACTCACGCTTTCGGGCAGCGCCATCGCCGTCGAGGACGCCGTTCGCGTCGTTCCCCGACTCGAACCCGGCCAATTGCTCACGTTCAACTTCACCGTCGAAAACGAGCGAGCAGGCCAGTTCACGACTGCGGCCGAACTCTCCTATACCGTCGGCGACGACCGACGCACCGTCTCCGCGACGCGCTCCGTGACGGTCGAACCGCTGGTCGAGAACGTCGTCGTGGAGGCGAGCGTGCAGGCGACCGAAGACACCGTCGTCTCCCCGCCCGTGACCGTCTCCGTGTTGAACCTCGGGAACGCACCCATCGAGAACGTCGTCGTGACGGCCGCGACACAGGACGGCCTCGCCGTCGCACGAACGTTGATTCCCGTTGTCGCCGCGGAGTCAGCGGGCAGCGCAACGCTCGACCTGACCGGCGTGACCGACCCGACCGACCTCATCATCCAGACCGCCTACGAGACCGGAACCGTCTCCGGAACGAGCGAAACCACGCTCCGCTACACCCCGCGCGTGGGCGTCGTCGCGCTCACCGGCATCAACACCGAGTTCGAGGACGGCACACTCCACATCACGGGCAGCGCGAGCAACGTCGGGCAAGGCCCCGCAGAGAGCGTCGTCGTCCGGGTCGTCCCCGCAGACGGCGTGACGCCCGCTCAGCCGTTCCGCGAGTACTTCGTCGGGACGGTTCCCGAGAGCGACTTCGTCGTCTTCGACCTCTACGCCGAGGTAGACGAGGGAGTTACGATGGTGCCCGTGAGCGTCACCTACCTCGCGGGCGGCGAGGAGCGAACCGAAACCGTCCAGGTTCGCGTCGAAGGTAATCGCACCGCGAACGACCAGCAGACCGGCGGCGGCCTCGACCTGCCGCTCATTCTCGGTGGCGTGTTCATCGTCCTGCTCGTGGCCGGGGTCGTCGGCTACGCCTGGCGCAACTCCCGCGATGGCGCTCGTTGAACTGCGCGGCGTGGTCAAGCGCTACGAACTCGGCGGCGAGACGCTCACCGTCCTCAAGGGCGTCGATTTCGCCATCGAACCGGGCGAGTTCGTTGCGGTCATGGGACCCAGTGGCTCCGGGAAATCGACCATGCTCAACATGATCGGCCTGCTCGACGAGCCGAGCGAGGGGACCGTCCTGCTCGACGGCGAGGACGTAACCACGCTCTCTGACCGAGACCGCACCAAGGCCCGACAGGGAGCCATCGGCTTCATCTTCCAGGACTTCTACCTCATTCCCTCGCTCACGGCGACCGAAAACGTCGAACTACCGACGCTTTTCGGCGGGGCCGCCGCCGCGGAGGGGCGAGTACGGGCAGAACAGTTGCTCACCGACCTCGGCCTCGGCGATAGACTGGACCACCTGCCCTCTGAACTCTCTGGCGGCCAGCAACAGCGCGTGGCTATCGCCCGGTCGCTCGTGAACGAACCGCGCGTGCTACTCGCGGACGAACCGACGGGCAACTTAGACCAGAAGACGGGCCGAGAAATCTTAGAGCGCCTTCGAGCCATCTGCGACGAGGGCGTCGGCATCGTCGCGGTCACCCACGACCCGAACGTCGCCGCGTTCGCCGACCGCCGGGTCAACATCGTCGATGGGGTTATCACCGGCGAGGAGGTCGTGACCGATGTTTGAACCAATTTACCGGCGCTTCCCCGCGGTGATGATGGCGCGGCGCAACCTCACGCGAAACAAGATTCGCTCGGCGCTCGCCATGCTCGGCATCGTCATTGGCGTCCTCGCCATCGCCTCGCTCGGCATCTTCGGGAACACCCTGCAGGTGAGTGTCACCGAATCGCTCGGCGACATCGGCAGCGAAATCATCGTCTCGCCGGCGTTCGAGGAGGGCGTGAGTTTCCTCTCAGACCGCGACGTCCAGAACGTCGAACGGGCGGCTCCCGGCGCGACGGTCACGCCGGTCGCCCAGAAACAGGGCGTCATCGAGTTCAGCGGCGAACAACAGGTGATACAGGTGTTTGGCGTCTCCCGACCCGGCGACCTCTACGAGGCGGAGGCCGGTTCGATTCCGCCGACGCTCAGAAGCGGCGCACTCGTCGGGACGACCCTCGCTGAAGACCTCGGCGTGCGCGTCGGCAACAGCATCGTCGTAGACGGAACGACCTACCGGGTGAGCGCGATTCTCGCCGAGAGTCAGGCGTTCTCGCCCACCTCCGCGAACAACGGCGTCGTGATTCCCGTCGAGGCGTTCCCCGCACGCGAGTACGGCCAAATCGTCGTCGATGCCGGGTCAGGCTTGGAGGCGAACGCGACGGCCGAAGCCATCCGCGGCCTAAACGACCGAGACCGCCGCTACGAAGTGTTCGAACTCGCCGACATCTCCGCGCAAATCGCAGAGGCGTTCAACGCCATCGGCACCTTCCTCATCGCCATCGGGGCCATCTCACTGGTCGTCGCGGGGGTGAGCATCCTGAACGTCATGCTCATGAGCACCATTGAGCGACGCACCGAAATTGGCGTCCTCCGGGCTGTGGGCGTCCAGAAAATCGAGATTCTCGGCATCATCCTCGTCGAAGCCCTACTGCTCGGCGTCATCGGCGGCGTCGTCGGCGTCTTCCTCTCCATCGGCGCGGGCATGGCCGTGAGCCAGTTCATCCTCGAAGACCCATTTGGCGTGTTTACCCTCGCGAACTTCGCCTTCATCGGGCAGGCCTACGCCTTCGGTCTCGGGGCAAGTCTCATCTCTGGCCTCTACCCGGCGTGGCGAGCGGCGAATCTGAACCCCGTGGACGCCCTCCGCGGGTGAAAATCAGTCTGAGTTCGACTCTGTCGTTCCGGTGGTGATGCTCCCCAGTTCGGGGGTTTCGTCCACGGTGAACCGCGTCTGGAGTTTGCCAGCGACGACGGCGAGCGCGTAGAGTGCGACGGCGACGAGGACGATGACGCCCCCAGCGGTTGCCTCGCCGTAGTACGCCGCGCCGATACCCAGCAGGACGGCGAGTTGCGCGAGAATGACGGAGACGAACAACGATTCGGTGAAACTTCGCGACACCTGCGTCGCCCCGGCGACGGGAACGACGAGCATCGCGGCGACGAGAATGACGCCCATTATCTGCATCGCGCCGACGACGACGAGCGCCGTCAGCATGACCATCACGCGGTTGTACCAGCTCACGGACAGTCCCGAGACGGCCGCGGCCGTCTCGTCGAAGGTGACGTAGAGCAGTTGGTTGCGGAACACGGCGACGGTCCCGACGATGATGGTGAACAACACGAGCAAGATGGCGGCGTTCTCCGCGGACACCGTGGCGAGGTTGCCGAACAGGAACTGGTTGATGCCGACGGCGAGGCCGCCCGCGTTCAGGCTGATGAGCACCGACCCGAGGGCGAAT
This sequence is a window from Haladaptatus sp. QDMS2. Protein-coding genes within it:
- a CDS encoding thioesterase family protein gives rise to the protein MAEFYDVFENRVRFAETDMQGVVFYGNYVTFQDETFNAFLREIDYGYDTFADKGWDVHVVHVDVDYHAPAKFDDVVVNAMRVAELGTKSITFAYRARKKADDTLFASGHVTHVAVSAQTGEAIAIPDDFREALLAFQETPPEVR
- a CDS encoding VOC family protein; this translates as MGRIVHFEIHAQNPERALEFYENVFDWTAEQWGDMDYWLLVTGEADEPGIDGAITKREGPRPTGHDPFNGFACTVDVDSVDETVDLVERFGGKVITEKHAVDGVGWLAYCEDTEGNQFGLMEADETAA
- a CDS encoding Yip1 family protein is translated as MILDLVTNPDAFFRAEAESPRLWGAAGVVLLAGVVGAITSFLLLSRILTALPADVGPAVALLSYTFGVGGALVTQFVVWVLFAVVFHVISIVFDGEGDFRKTLALTGWGFVPAIFGGLLGLGAMYLALQGIPSPTTPEAIEPFTLAVTRSSVLQVAGLVGIAFTLWSAFLWAFAVKYARHVTLGQGILIVALPVAVSIALTLASQLFVL
- a CDS encoding ABC transporter ATP-binding protein — its product is MALVELRGVVKRYELGGETLTVLKGVDFAIEPGEFVAVMGPSGSGKSTMLNMIGLLDEPSEGTVLLDGEDVTTLSDRDRTKARQGAIGFIFQDFYLIPSLTATENVELPTLFGGAAAAEGRVRAEQLLTDLGLGDRLDHLPSELSGGQQQRVAIARSLVNEPRVLLADEPTGNLDQKTGREILERLRAICDEGVGIVAVTHDPNVAAFADRRVNIVDGVITGEEVVTDV
- a CDS encoding ABC transporter permease; its protein translation is MFEPIYRRFPAVMMARRNLTRNKIRSALAMLGIVIGVLAIASLGIFGNTLQVSVTESLGDIGSEIIVSPAFEEGVSFLSDRDVQNVERAAPGATVTPVAQKQGVIEFSGEQQVIQVFGVSRPGDLYEAEAGSIPPTLRSGALVGTTLAEDLGVRVGNSIVVDGTTYRVSAILAESQAFSPTSANNGVVIPVEAFPAREYGQIVVDAGSGLEANATAEAIRGLNDRDRRYEVFELADISAQIAEAFNAIGTFLIAIGAISLVVAGVSILNVMLMSTIERRTEIGVLRAVGVQKIEILGIILVEALLLGVIGGVVGVFLSIGAGMAVSQFILEDPFGVFTLANFAFIGQAYAFGLGASLISGLYPAWRAANLNPVDALRG
- a CDS encoding metal ABC transporter permease; amino-acid sequence: MFELGILLQSSPLDPVLSPLYVLLEGWYWVMTQLYYLTGLELISPEYKFMHRAILVGLCIGVMAPLIGTFLVHRQLALIGDALAHTAFAGVAIGLFLNGVFSLGVSPYLTAVVVAVIAALLIELIAEATDAYNDVSMAIVLSTGFALGSVLISLNAGGLAVGINQFLFGNLATVSAENAAILLVLFTIIVGTVAVFRNQLLYVTFDETAAAVSGLSVSWYNRVMVMLTALVVVGAMQIMGVILVAAMLVVPVAGATQVSRSFTESLFVSVILAQLAVLLGIGAAYYGEATAGGVIVLVAVALYALAVVAGKLQTRFTVDETPELGSITTGTTESNSD